A window of Acidimicrobiales bacterium contains these coding sequences:
- a CDS encoding major capsid protein, giving the protein MLWTDLIDPATLTGYARESLADYEARQGSLNRWLPNRPVPDVVVRFIKGRTGLVDTAKFRAYDAEPEIGKRLTQQRVSIELPALGENRPVTEYEQLRARGGNLTAEEALLTIQGETRWAVRSVSDAMEYMRGVVIATGVATIDQDNFESTDDFGRPAGNETSVNVDWDEANADGLEDLQEAIDAYETSASTLPGALLMSRRAFRSLAGHDVFRTTLIGGAERRASDSQVRDIVSGAGLPPIYLYDRKIMLAGSLTRVLPDHTVYLMPNPVGSDDWQGTDLGATFWGRTLTSTVSDWGIQPSEQPGIVAGVWRNDKPPMGVEVISDAIGLPVLANAELSFALQVLDNA; this is encoded by the coding sequence ATGCTGTGGACCGACCTCATCGACCCGGCCACGCTCACCGGTTACGCCCGCGAGTCCCTCGCGGACTACGAGGCCCGGCAGGGCTCGCTCAACCGGTGGCTCCCCAACCGACCCGTTCCGGACGTGGTGGTCCGGTTCATCAAGGGCCGCACCGGCCTCGTCGACACCGCGAAGTTCCGCGCGTACGACGCTGAGCCGGAGATCGGCAAGCGGCTCACCCAGCAGCGCGTCAGCATCGAGCTGCCGGCGCTGGGCGAGAACCGCCCCGTCACCGAGTACGAGCAGCTCCGTGCCCGCGGTGGCAACCTCACCGCCGAAGAGGCACTGCTGACCATCCAGGGGGAGACCCGCTGGGCGGTCCGCTCGGTGTCCGACGCGATGGAGTACATGCGTGGCGTCGTCATCGCCACGGGTGTCGCCACCATCGACCAGGACAACTTCGAGTCGACGGACGACTTCGGTCGCCCCGCCGGCAACGAGACGTCCGTCAACGTCGACTGGGACGAGGCCAACGCCGACGGCCTGGAAGACCTGCAAGAGGCCATCGACGCCTACGAGACGTCCGCGAGCACCCTGCCGGGTGCCCTGCTCATGTCCCGCCGGGCGTTCCGCTCCCTGGCCGGGCACGACGTGTTCCGCACCACCCTCATCGGTGGCGCTGAGCGTCGGGCCTCGGACTCGCAGGTGCGCGACATCGTCTCCGGTGCCGGTCTCCCGCCGATCTACCTGTACGACCGCAAGATCATGCTGGCGGGTTCCCTGACGCGGGTCCTCCCGGACCACACCGTCTACCTGATGCCGAACCCGGTCGGGTCGGACGACTGGCAGGGCACCGACCTCGGTGCCACCTTCTGGGGCCGCACCCTCACCTCCACGGTGAGCGACTGGGGCATCCAGCCGTCGGAGCAGCCGGGCATCGTCGCTGGCGTGTGGCGCAACGACAAGCCCCCGATGGGCGTGGAGGTCATCTCCGACGCCATCGGACTGCCGGTGCTCGCCAACGCGGAGCTGAGCTTCGCCCTCCAGGTGCTGGACAACGCCTGA